One stretch of Nitratiruptor tergarcus DSM 16512 DNA includes these proteins:
- a CDS encoding peptidase U32 family protein, translating into MKRVELLSPAGNLKKLKIAFAYGADAVYGGVSHYSLRIRSGKEFDMESFKEGIEYAHTLGKKVYVTINGFPFNSQIKLFAKHIESMAAMEPDAFIVSTPGVIKLCKDIAPHIPLHLSTQANVMNYLDAEVYYDLGVRRIIAAREIGLKDLEEIKKRLPDLELEIFVHGSMCFAYSGRCLISSVQSGRVPNRGSCANDCRFEYTLYAENPETGTLFKLEEVEGEGTYIMNAKDLNLASHIKEILDSGVVDSLKIEGRTKSDYYAAITTKAYRMAIDDYYKGQFEPSRYQAELHTTKHRGFTDGYLVSRPYEKSGTQKLDSSISEGTHQVKAEVLEDGLHFLTKDKICQGDELEIVAPKDAKLRACSNEIGVIFERDGKWWLKLNKIIANKEYECIHSGNINPVKLPCQLPPYTFLRKKIADKVD; encoded by the coding sequence TATGGTGGTGTGAGCCACTACAGCTTGCGTATTCGCAGCGGCAAAGAGTTTGACATGGAGAGTTTCAAAGAGGGAATCGAGTATGCACATACCTTAGGTAAAAAGGTTTATGTAACAATCAACGGTTTTCCATTTAATTCTCAAATAAAGCTCTTTGCCAAACATATTGAGTCGATGGCGGCAATGGAGCCTGATGCTTTTATTGTAAGTACACCGGGTGTTATAAAGCTATGCAAAGATATTGCGCCGCATATACCTTTACATCTTTCTACCCAAGCCAATGTGATGAACTATCTTGATGCCGAAGTTTATTATGATTTGGGAGTAAGACGCATAATTGCAGCACGTGAAATTGGACTAAAGGATTTAGAAGAGATCAAAAAGAGACTCCCAGATTTAGAGCTTGAAATCTTCGTGCATGGAAGTATGTGCTTTGCGTATAGTGGAAGGTGTCTCATTAGCTCTGTGCAAAGTGGAAGGGTACCAAATAGAGGAAGTTGTGCTAATGATTGCCGCTTTGAGTATACCCTCTATGCAGAAAATCCTGAAACTGGAACTCTTTTTAAACTAGAAGAGGTTGAGGGTGAAGGTACGTATATAATGAATGCAAAAGATCTTAATCTTGCAAGCCACATCAAAGAGATTTTGGATAGCGGGGTAGTTGATAGCCTCAAGATTGAGGGGCGAACAAAGAGTGACTACTACGCGGCAATTACCACAAAAGCATATCGCATGGCGATTGATGATTACTATAAAGGACAGTTTGAGCCAAGCAGATACCAAGCAGAGCTGCATACCACAAAGCATCGTGGTTTTACAGATGGATATTTGGTAAGCCGCCCTTATGAGAAAAGCGGTACACAAAAGCTAGATTCTTCCATTAGTGAAGGAACCCATCAGGTAAAAGCAGAAGTGCTTGAGGATGGATTGCACTTTTTGACAAAAGATAAAATCTGCCAAGGGGATGAGCTGGAGATTGTTGCGCCAAAAGATGCAAAGCTTCGTGCTTGCAGTAATGAGATTGGTGTAATCTTTGAAAGAGATGGCAAATGGTGGCTCAAGCTCAATAAAATTATTGCAAACAAAGAGTATGAGTGCATTCATAGTGGCAATATCAATCCTGTAAAACTTCCATGTCAACTGCCTCCATACACTTTTTTAAGAAAGAAGATAGCTGATAAAGTAGACTGA
- the purE gene encoding 5-(carboxyamino)imidazole ribonucleotide mutase yields MRFISIIMGSKSDYEVMQECAKVLDKFGVPYELIISSAHRSPHRTKSYVSEAEEKGAKVFICAAGMAAHLAGVVASLTVKPVIGVPMKGGFMDGMDALLSTVQMPAGMPVATVAVGKAGAVNAAYLAMQILAIDDEELRAKLQEDRLSKAKKVEADSSEVEVIIDATQA; encoded by the coding sequence ATGCGATTTATCTCTATCATTATGGGGAGTAAAAGTGATTATGAAGTGATGCAAGAGTGTGCAAAGGTGCTTGATAAGTTTGGCGTACCGTATGAGCTTATCATCTCTAGTGCTCATAGAAGTCCTCATAGAACTAAAAGTTATGTGAGTGAAGCAGAAGAGAAGGGAGCTAAGGTCTTCATCTGCGCTGCTGGTATGGCTGCGCATTTAGCAGGCGTAGTGGCAAGTCTCACTGTCAAGCCTGTCATAGGGGTACCTATGAAGGGCGGTTTTATGGACGGTATGGATGCACTGCTTTCTACTGTGCAGATGCCAGCGGGAATGCCTGTTGCAACAGTAGCAGTAGGAAAGGCTGGAGCAGTGAATGCAGCTTATTTGGCAATGCAGATCCTAGCAATCGATGATGAGGAGCTGCGAGCAAAACTCCAAGAAGATCGCCTCAGCAAAGCAAAAAAAGTGGAAGCAGATTCAAGTGAAGTGGAAGTGATAATAGATGCTACTCAAGCCTGA
- a CDS encoding damage-control phosphatase ARMT1 family protein: protein MLLKPDCFVCLYNQALRVSKALECDEECADAIMQRSAEVLASITPKQTPPEAAAILYPAISKVVNKEDLYSQKKLESIQKAQEYVPFVQEKIARSPQRLDAALRASVAGNVIDFATEVMFDIQEEIAKIFEAPFAIDKKSEFIQKLQKAQRLLIIGDNVGEHLFDKILIKEIKKVLDIKIYYFVRGRPIINDVTLQEAKMVGLDKVCEVVDSGVDTPGFLYERANEQAKAIFDSADLILAKGMGNFECMESYQDSRVYFLFKVKCSVVANRVSKNIGDLICATKEDL from the coding sequence ATGCTACTCAAGCCTGATTGTTTTGTATGTCTTTACAACCAGGCGCTGCGTGTGAGTAAGGCTTTGGAGTGTGATGAGGAGTGTGCTGATGCTATTATGCAAAGAAGTGCCGAGGTTTTAGCCTCAATCACACCAAAGCAGACTCCACCAGAAGCAGCAGCTATTCTCTATCCAGCTATCAGTAAAGTAGTAAACAAAGAGGATCTCTATAGCCAAAAAAAGCTAGAGTCTATCCAAAAAGCACAGGAGTATGTTCCTTTTGTGCAGGAAAAAATTGCACGAAGCCCTCAAAGGCTTGATGCAGCACTCCGTGCTAGTGTTGCTGGAAATGTGATCGACTTTGCTACAGAAGTGATGTTTGATATCCAAGAAGAGATTGCAAAGATATTTGAAGCTCCTTTTGCTATTGATAAAAAGAGCGAATTTATCCAAAAACTGCAAAAGGCTCAAAGACTCCTTATTATCGGAGATAATGTGGGTGAGCATCTTTTTGATAAGATTCTCATTAAAGAGATTAAAAAGGTGCTTGATATTAAGATCTACTACTTTGTACGGGGTAGGCCTATTATCAATGATGTAACACTGCAAGAAGCAAAAATGGTAGGGCTTGATAAAGTGTGTGAGGTAGTAGACAGCGGTGTAGATACGCCAGGGTTTTTGTATGAGCGTGCTAATGAACAAGCAAAAGCTATTTTTGATAGTGCAGATCTCATTCTTGCAAAAGGAATGGGCAATTTTGAGTGTATGGAGAGCTACCAAGATAGCAGAGTCTATTTTCTTTTTAAAGTAAAATGTAGTGTTGTAGCAAATCGTGTTAGTAAAAATATTGGAGATTTAATCTGTGCTACAAAGGAGGATCTATGA
- a CDS encoding glutaredoxin family protein, translated as MSEKKQKRVVLFTSPGCVWCTRAKQFFRKNQIKFKEIDISKDQKAAQDCMRHGCRGVPVVLVGSRWICGFDQAKIEKELGLS; from the coding sequence ATGAGTGAGAAGAAGCAAAAACGCGTAGTACTCTTTACAAGTCCAGGATGTGTCTGGTGTACACGGGCAAAGCAGTTTTTTCGCAAAAACCAGATAAAATTTAAAGAGATAGATATCAGTAAAGATCAAAAAGCTGCGCAAGACTGCATGCGCCACGGATGTAGAGGCGTTCCTGTAGTTCTTGTGGGAAGCAGGTGGATCTGCGGGTTTGATCAAGCAAAAATTGAAAAGGAATTGGGGCTTTCATGA
- the glyQ gene encoding glycine--tRNA ligase subunit alpha has protein sequence MITFSELLLKLQNFWAQQGCVIMQPYDIPSGAGTFHPATFLKSLDPKPWATAYVAPSRRPTDGRYGENPNRLGAYYQFQVLIKPSPANIQELYLKSLEALGLKWQKHDIRFVEDNWESPTLGAWGLGWEVWLDGMEVTQFTYFQQVGGFECEPVAVEITYGTERLAMYLQGVESVFDIVWSKNGDQVVTYADVHKRGEFEYSKYNFEVADTKMLFKWFEDAREECKRALEEDLPLPAYDYCLLASHIFNTLDARKAISVTERQNFILKVRELAKGCAEKYRESLLEA, from the coding sequence ATGATTACATTTAGCGAACTACTTCTTAAACTACAAAATTTTTGGGCACAGCAGGGTTGCGTGATAATGCAGCCTTACGATATTCCAAGTGGTGCTGGGACATTTCATCCAGCTACGTTTTTAAAATCCCTCGATCCAAAACCTTGGGCAACAGCTTATGTAGCACCATCAAGGCGCCCTACAGATGGTCGCTATGGAGAGAACCCAAATAGACTTGGTGCATACTATCAGTTTCAAGTCCTCATCAAGCCAAGTCCGGCAAATATCCAAGAGCTCTATCTCAAAAGCTTAGAAGCTTTGGGGTTAAAGTGGCAAAAGCACGATATTCGCTTTGTCGAAGATAACTGGGAGAGTCCGACTCTTGGAGCATGGGGACTTGGCTGGGAAGTGTGGCTTGATGGTATGGAGGTAACGCAGTTTACCTATTTTCAACAGGTGGGCGGTTTTGAGTGCGAGCCGGTAGCTGTAGAGATCACCTATGGCACAGAGCGTCTTGCTATGTATCTGCAAGGCGTAGAGAGCGTTTTTGATATTGTGTGGAGCAAAAATGGCGATCAAGTTGTTACTTATGCAGATGTGCATAAGCGAGGTGAATTTGAGTACAGTAAATACAACTTTGAAGTAGCAGATACAAAGATGCTTTTTAAGTGGTTTGAAGATGCAAGAGAGGAGTGTAAGCGAGCACTCGAAGAAGATCTTCCATTGCCAGCATATGATTACTGCTTATTAGCTAGCCACATTTTCAATACCCTCGATGCAAGAAAAGCGATTAGTGTGACAGAGCGGCAAAATTTTATTTTAAAAGTGCGAGAACTTGCAAAAGGGTGTGCTGAGAAATATAGGGAGAGCCTCCTTGAAGCTTAA